A single window of Microcebus murinus isolate Inina chromosome 29, M.murinus_Inina_mat1.0, whole genome shotgun sequence DNA harbors:
- the EIF4E gene encoding eukaryotic translation initiation factor 4E: MATVEPETTPTPNPPPTEEEKTESNQEVANPEHYIKHPLQNRWALWFFKNDKSKTWQANLRLISKFDTVEDFWALYNHIQLSSNLMPGCDYSLFKDGIEPMWEDEKNKRGGRWLITLNKQQRRSDLDRFWLETLLCLIGESFDDYSDDVCGAVVNVRAKGDKIAIWTTECENREAVTHIGRVYKERLGLPPKIVIGYQSHADTATKSGSTTKNRFVV, encoded by the exons GAAACCACCCCTACTCCTAATCCCCCGCctacagaagaggagaaaacagaatcTAATCAGGAGGTTGCTAACCCAGAACACTATATTAAACACCCTCTACAGAACAG atgggcgctctggttttttaaaaatgataaaagcaaaacTTGGCAAGCAAACCTTCGGCTGATTTCTAAGTTTGATACTGTTGAAGACTTTTGGGC TCTGTACAACCATATCCAGTTGTCTAGTAATTTAATGCCTGGCTGTGACTACTCACTTTTTAAG GATGGTATTGAGCCCATGtgggaagatgagaaaaacaaacgGGGAGGACGATGGCTAATTACATTGAACAAACAGCAGAGACGAAGTGACCTCGATCGCTTTTGGCTAGAGACA CTGCTGTGCCTTATTGGAGAATCTTTTGATGACTACAGTGATGATGTATGTGGAGCTGTTGTTAATGTTAGAGCTAAAGGTGATAAGATAGCAATATGGACTACTGAATGTGAAAACAGAGAAGCTGTTACACATATAGG GAGGGTATACAAGGAAAGGTTAGGACTTCCTCCAAAGATAGTGATTGGTTATCAGTCCCATGCAGACACAGCTACTAAGAGCGGCTCCACCACTAAAAATAGGTTTGTTGTTTAA